One Gadus morhua chromosome 13, gadMor3.0, whole genome shotgun sequence genomic window carries:
- the LOC115557131 gene encoding phosphatidate phosphatase LPIN2 isoform X1, producing the protein MAERGSRGQGLVGQRHLRTSLWSQTMNLVGQLAETVFVTVKELYRGLNPATLTGGIDVIVVRQPDGSYQCSPFHVRFGKLGVLRSKEKVVDIEINGEPVNLHMKLGDNGEAFFVEENEDMEFIVPAHLCTSPIPMELPELGGEENGEVAPVGGGAQPPRRKKRRRKRFRSDSHLREEGGSSSEEREREQNEQESPAKEQYVSQLQLSKSIYFSISEEPGSTQTREVHPHSEGECSPPECVFYSRSSSPKSDSELVVKPQESSGPQMQWNWGGFPKVRQSERSLAESHRVSTLGHSNFRTIERQDSFDDDDDDDVQTTIHCSRAGSVTVVRPLARTMSLDLDLFSPHSSMPTLDITPLITHSTPNGLHDTPASLAPVSMDTPLEQLGNNSLTQTDSCEAEKTLAEGCPSDAEREDQRTSPIESTDSSELARPENGQSKDETTSVAVCEIPPTGSIGSVRQNCPERKACTAVTDTLASDEMINTSTGRSISVTAQNSRVELLGSTDILEQHSAMVEPSEMGAMITISGGNDDCTEAHEEGASTLTDREAEGLLLTNQTAEIPQDSTKADKQDRKKAGKRSQHLGPTGIYLDDLTTLEPEVAALYFPKSEMEATSRSGADQGSTSGTQSPQSVGSGAMDSGAEYLSDSTTDPMDVSMSLCGCVGDTSSISQEKFKEHIVTFKDFLKNPGIIEDPNLVICINSQYYNWAVAAPMILSKQAFQKNLPKSAVDRLVKDKMPKKSGRWWFSWRRRDMDNNQPKPSTQEQEVSLSASPTIKATLDDMFSDEEAGLGRQAVMPTDSQSSDSMSTCQCISQMYKKSLRLTSEQIERLNLRDGANQVVFSVTTQYQGTCRCEAAIYLWNWDDRVIISDIDGTITKSDALGHILPQFGKDWTHQGIAKLYHKIHKNGYKFLYCSARAIGMAAITKDYLRWVNDKGTVLPKGPVLLAPSSLFSALHREVIEKKPEVFKIACLTDIKDLFNPQRQPFYAAFGNRTNDAYAYKQVGVPDTRIFTINPKGELTQEKTKGNKSSYNHLGELVEHFFPMLSVRGSSASGFECPEFSHFSYWREPLPPLDLEAML; encoded by the exons ATGGCCGAAAGGGGCTCGAGGGGACAAGGCCTGGTTGGGCAGAGACACCTGCGTACTTCGCTTTGG TCTCAGACCATGAACCTGGTGGGCCAGCTGGCGGAGACGGTGTTCGTGACGGTGAAGGAGCTCTACCGAGGCCTTAACCCCGCCACGCTGACCGGGGGCATCGATGTCATCGTCGTGCGCCAACCCGACGGCTCGTACCAGTGCTCCCCTTTCCACGTGCGCTTCGGCAAACTGGGCGTGCTGCGTTCAAAGGAGAAAGTG GTGGACATCGAGATCAATGGAGAGCCAGTTAACCTTCACATGAAACTAGGGGACAATGGAGAAGCATTCTTCGTGGAGGAAAATGAGGACATGGAG TTCATAGTGCCGGCCCACCTTTGCACCTCCCCGATCCCCATGGAGCTCCCTGAgctagggggggaggagaacggCGAGGTGGCCCCCGTCGGTGGCGGGGCACAGCCGCCCCGCAGGAAGAAGAGACGTCGGAAACGCTTCCGCTCCGACTCCCACCTGAGAGAGGAGGGCGGCTCCTCCTCagaagagcgggagagggagcagaACGAGCAGGAAAGCCCTGCCAAGGAGCAGTATGTCAGTCAACTGCAACTCAG TAAGTCCATCTATTTCTCGATATCCGAGGAGCCAGGATCCACGCAGACCCGAGAGGTTCACCCCCACTCAGAAGGAGAGTGTTCCCCCCCTGAATG TGTGTTTTACAGTCGCTCGTCCTCTCCTAAGAGTGACTCTGAGCTTGTGGTGAAACCCCAGGAGTCTTCTGGCCCTCAGATGCAGTGGAACTGGGGTGGTTTCCCCAAGGTCCGTCAGTCAGAGAGATCCCTTGCGGAGTCGCATCGCGTTTCCACTTTAGGCCACTCCAATTTCCGCACAATTGAGAGGCAGGATTCCttcgacgacgacgacgacgacgacgtccAAACCACCATTCACTGTAGCCGGGCTGGAAGTGTGACTGTGGTGAGGCCGCTAGCCAGGACTATGTCCCTAGACCTTGATCTCTTTTCCCCACATTCGTCCATGCCAACACTGGATATAACCCCTCTTATAACCCACTCCACCCCTAATGGACTGCATGACACTCCAGCCtcgttagccccggttagcatGGACACTCCTTTGGAACAACTCGGTAACAACTCATTAACTCAGACGGACAGCTGTGAGGCAGAGAAGACGTTAGCGGAGGGATGCCCATCCGATGCAGAGCGAGAGGACCAAAGAACCTCCCCGATTGAGTCGACTGACTCTTCTGAACTCGCCCGGCCTGAAAACGGCCAATCCAAAGATGAAACCACATCCGTTGCGGTGTGTGAGATCCCTCCGACTGGTAGCATTGGCTCTGTAAGACAGAACTGTCCAGAGAGAAAGGCCTGTACTGCCGTCACGGACACACTAGCCAGCGACGAAATGATCAACACATCCACTGGCAGGTCTATATCTGTCACAGCCCAAAACAGTAGGGTAGAGTTATTGGGTAGCACAGACATTTTAGAGCAGCACAGCGCCATGGTTGAGCCCAGCGAAATGGGTGCCATGATTACTATTTCTGGCGGCAATGACGACTGTACGGAGGCACATGAAGAGGGTGCGTCAACTTTGACCGACAGAGAAGCAGAAGGCCTCCTATTAACAAATCAAACGGCAGAAATTCCTCAAGATTCCACCAAAGCAGATAAACAGGACAGGAAAAAAG CAGGTAAACGCAGTCAACACCTGGGACCAACAGGCATCTACCTGGATGATCTGACCACGCTGGAGCCTGAAGTAGCTGCACTATACTTCCCCAAAAG CGAAATGGAGGCAACATCCCGCTCTGGGGCCGACCAGGGGTCCACCTCGGGGACCCAGTCCCCCCAGTCGGTGGGCAGCGGGGCCATGGACAGCGGCGCAGAGTACCTGTCGGACTCCACCACGGACCCCATGGACGTCAGCATGTCCCTCTGTGGCTGCGTGGGAGACACCAGCAGCATCAGCCAAG AAAAGTTTAAAGAGCATATTGTGACCTTCAAAGACTTCTTAAAGAACCCAGGGATCATTGAGGACCCCAACCTGGTGATCTGCATCAACTCTCA GTACTATAACTGGGCCGTAGCAGCTCCAATGATTTTGTCAAAGCAAGCCTTCCAGAAGAATCTTCCAAAG agtgCTGTGGACCGGCTAGTGAAGGACAAGATGCCAAAGAAGTCTGGCCGCTGGTGGTTCTCCTGGAGGAGACGGGACATGGACAACAACCAG CCAAAGCCCTCAACGCAGGAACAAGAGgtgtccctctctgcctccccaacAATAAA GGCAACCCTGGATGACATGTTCAGTGAcgaggaggcggggcttggTCGACAAGCCGTCATGCCAACAGACAGCCAATCATCGGACAGCATGAGCACCTGCCAGTGTATCAGCCAGATGTACAAGAAGTCCCTACGCCTCACCTCTGAGCAAATA GAGCGTTTAAATTTGCGGGACGGGGCCAACCAGGTAGTGTTCAGCGTGACCACCCAATACCAGGGCACCTGTCGCTGTGAGGCCGCCATCTACCTGTGGAACTGGGACGACCGCGTCATCATCTCCGACATCGACGGAACCATCACCAA GTCTGATGCACTCGGCCACATCCTGCCTCAGTTTGGTAAAGACTGGACACACCAAGGCATCGCCAAACTATACCACAAAATACACAA AAATGGCTATAAGTTCCTGTACTGTTCCGCCCGTGCCATCGGTATGGCTGCTATCACCAAGGACTACCTGCGGTGGGTCAACGACAAAGGAACGGTTCTTCCTAAAGGCCCCGTCCTGCTAGCTCCCAGCAGTCTCTTCTCAGCGCTACACAG AGAGGTGATTGAGAAGAAGCCTGAGGTGTTCAAGATCGCCTGTCTAACTGACATCAAAGACCTCTTCAACCCACAGCGACAGCCCTTCTATGCAGCTTTTGGTAACAGGACCAAT GATGCCTATGCCTATAAGCAAGTGGGCGTTCCCGACACCAGGATCTTCACCATCAACCCCAAAGGAGAGCTCACCCAGGAGAAGACCAAAGGAAACAAATCCTC gtaCAACCACCTCGGTGAGCTGGTGGAGCATTTTTTCCCCATGCTGTCTGTCCGGGGAAGCTCTGCATCCGGCTTCGAGTGTCCCGAGTTCAGTCACTTCTCCTACTGGAGAGAGCCTCTGCCTCCCCTTGACCTAGAGGCCATGCTGTGA
- the LOC115557131 gene encoding phosphatidate phosphatase LPIN2 isoform X2, with product MAERGSRGQGLVGQRHLRTSLWSQTMNLVGQLAETVFVTVKELYRGLNPATLTGGIDVIVVRQPDGSYQCSPFHVRFGKLGVLRSKEKVVDIEINGEPVNLHMKLGDNGEAFFVEENEDMEFIVPAHLCTSPIPMELPELGGEENGEVAPVGGGAQPPRRKKRRRKRFRSDSHLREEGGSSSEEREREQNEQESPAKEQYVSQLQLSKSIYFSISEEPGSTQTREVHPHSEGECSPPECVFYSRSSSPKSDSELVVKPQESSGPQMQWNWGGFPKVRQSERSLAESHRVSTLGHSNFRTIERQDSFDDDDDDDVQTTIHCSRAGSVTVVRPLARTMSLDLDLFSPHSSMPTLDITPLITHSTPNGLHDTPASLAPVSMDTPLEQLGNNSLTQTDSCEAEKTLAEGCPSDAEREDQRTSPIESTDSSELARPENGQSKDETTSVAVCEIPPTGSIGSVRQNCPERKACTAVTDTLASDEMINTSTGRSISVTAQNSRVELLGSTDILEQHSAMVEPSEMGAMITISGGNDDCTEAHEEGASTLTDREAEGLLLTNQTAEIPQDSTKADKQDRKKGKRSQHLGPTGIYLDDLTTLEPEVAALYFPKSEMEATSRSGADQGSTSGTQSPQSVGSGAMDSGAEYLSDSTTDPMDVSMSLCGCVGDTSSISQEKFKEHIVTFKDFLKNPGIIEDPNLVICINSQYYNWAVAAPMILSKQAFQKNLPKSAVDRLVKDKMPKKSGRWWFSWRRRDMDNNQPKPSTQEQEVSLSASPTIKATLDDMFSDEEAGLGRQAVMPTDSQSSDSMSTCQCISQMYKKSLRLTSEQIERLNLRDGANQVVFSVTTQYQGTCRCEAAIYLWNWDDRVIISDIDGTITKSDALGHILPQFGKDWTHQGIAKLYHKIHKNGYKFLYCSARAIGMAAITKDYLRWVNDKGTVLPKGPVLLAPSSLFSALHREVIEKKPEVFKIACLTDIKDLFNPQRQPFYAAFGNRTNDAYAYKQVGVPDTRIFTINPKGELTQEKTKGNKSSYNHLGELVEHFFPMLSVRGSSASGFECPEFSHFSYWREPLPPLDLEAML from the exons ATGGCCGAAAGGGGCTCGAGGGGACAAGGCCTGGTTGGGCAGAGACACCTGCGTACTTCGCTTTGG TCTCAGACCATGAACCTGGTGGGCCAGCTGGCGGAGACGGTGTTCGTGACGGTGAAGGAGCTCTACCGAGGCCTTAACCCCGCCACGCTGACCGGGGGCATCGATGTCATCGTCGTGCGCCAACCCGACGGCTCGTACCAGTGCTCCCCTTTCCACGTGCGCTTCGGCAAACTGGGCGTGCTGCGTTCAAAGGAGAAAGTG GTGGACATCGAGATCAATGGAGAGCCAGTTAACCTTCACATGAAACTAGGGGACAATGGAGAAGCATTCTTCGTGGAGGAAAATGAGGACATGGAG TTCATAGTGCCGGCCCACCTTTGCACCTCCCCGATCCCCATGGAGCTCCCTGAgctagggggggaggagaacggCGAGGTGGCCCCCGTCGGTGGCGGGGCACAGCCGCCCCGCAGGAAGAAGAGACGTCGGAAACGCTTCCGCTCCGACTCCCACCTGAGAGAGGAGGGCGGCTCCTCCTCagaagagcgggagagggagcagaACGAGCAGGAAAGCCCTGCCAAGGAGCAGTATGTCAGTCAACTGCAACTCAG TAAGTCCATCTATTTCTCGATATCCGAGGAGCCAGGATCCACGCAGACCCGAGAGGTTCACCCCCACTCAGAAGGAGAGTGTTCCCCCCCTGAATG TGTGTTTTACAGTCGCTCGTCCTCTCCTAAGAGTGACTCTGAGCTTGTGGTGAAACCCCAGGAGTCTTCTGGCCCTCAGATGCAGTGGAACTGGGGTGGTTTCCCCAAGGTCCGTCAGTCAGAGAGATCCCTTGCGGAGTCGCATCGCGTTTCCACTTTAGGCCACTCCAATTTCCGCACAATTGAGAGGCAGGATTCCttcgacgacgacgacgacgacgacgtccAAACCACCATTCACTGTAGCCGGGCTGGAAGTGTGACTGTGGTGAGGCCGCTAGCCAGGACTATGTCCCTAGACCTTGATCTCTTTTCCCCACATTCGTCCATGCCAACACTGGATATAACCCCTCTTATAACCCACTCCACCCCTAATGGACTGCATGACACTCCAGCCtcgttagccccggttagcatGGACACTCCTTTGGAACAACTCGGTAACAACTCATTAACTCAGACGGACAGCTGTGAGGCAGAGAAGACGTTAGCGGAGGGATGCCCATCCGATGCAGAGCGAGAGGACCAAAGAACCTCCCCGATTGAGTCGACTGACTCTTCTGAACTCGCCCGGCCTGAAAACGGCCAATCCAAAGATGAAACCACATCCGTTGCGGTGTGTGAGATCCCTCCGACTGGTAGCATTGGCTCTGTAAGACAGAACTGTCCAGAGAGAAAGGCCTGTACTGCCGTCACGGACACACTAGCCAGCGACGAAATGATCAACACATCCACTGGCAGGTCTATATCTGTCACAGCCCAAAACAGTAGGGTAGAGTTATTGGGTAGCACAGACATTTTAGAGCAGCACAGCGCCATGGTTGAGCCCAGCGAAATGGGTGCCATGATTACTATTTCTGGCGGCAATGACGACTGTACGGAGGCACATGAAGAGGGTGCGTCAACTTTGACCGACAGAGAAGCAGAAGGCCTCCTATTAACAAATCAAACGGCAGAAATTCCTCAAGATTCCACCAAAGCAGATAAACAGGACAGGAAAAAAG GTAAACGCAGTCAACACCTGGGACCAACAGGCATCTACCTGGATGATCTGACCACGCTGGAGCCTGAAGTAGCTGCACTATACTTCCCCAAAAG CGAAATGGAGGCAACATCCCGCTCTGGGGCCGACCAGGGGTCCACCTCGGGGACCCAGTCCCCCCAGTCGGTGGGCAGCGGGGCCATGGACAGCGGCGCAGAGTACCTGTCGGACTCCACCACGGACCCCATGGACGTCAGCATGTCCCTCTGTGGCTGCGTGGGAGACACCAGCAGCATCAGCCAAG AAAAGTTTAAAGAGCATATTGTGACCTTCAAAGACTTCTTAAAGAACCCAGGGATCATTGAGGACCCCAACCTGGTGATCTGCATCAACTCTCA GTACTATAACTGGGCCGTAGCAGCTCCAATGATTTTGTCAAAGCAAGCCTTCCAGAAGAATCTTCCAAAG agtgCTGTGGACCGGCTAGTGAAGGACAAGATGCCAAAGAAGTCTGGCCGCTGGTGGTTCTCCTGGAGGAGACGGGACATGGACAACAACCAG CCAAAGCCCTCAACGCAGGAACAAGAGgtgtccctctctgcctccccaacAATAAA GGCAACCCTGGATGACATGTTCAGTGAcgaggaggcggggcttggTCGACAAGCCGTCATGCCAACAGACAGCCAATCATCGGACAGCATGAGCACCTGCCAGTGTATCAGCCAGATGTACAAGAAGTCCCTACGCCTCACCTCTGAGCAAATA GAGCGTTTAAATTTGCGGGACGGGGCCAACCAGGTAGTGTTCAGCGTGACCACCCAATACCAGGGCACCTGTCGCTGTGAGGCCGCCATCTACCTGTGGAACTGGGACGACCGCGTCATCATCTCCGACATCGACGGAACCATCACCAA GTCTGATGCACTCGGCCACATCCTGCCTCAGTTTGGTAAAGACTGGACACACCAAGGCATCGCCAAACTATACCACAAAATACACAA AAATGGCTATAAGTTCCTGTACTGTTCCGCCCGTGCCATCGGTATGGCTGCTATCACCAAGGACTACCTGCGGTGGGTCAACGACAAAGGAACGGTTCTTCCTAAAGGCCCCGTCCTGCTAGCTCCCAGCAGTCTCTTCTCAGCGCTACACAG AGAGGTGATTGAGAAGAAGCCTGAGGTGTTCAAGATCGCCTGTCTAACTGACATCAAAGACCTCTTCAACCCACAGCGACAGCCCTTCTATGCAGCTTTTGGTAACAGGACCAAT GATGCCTATGCCTATAAGCAAGTGGGCGTTCCCGACACCAGGATCTTCACCATCAACCCCAAAGGAGAGCTCACCCAGGAGAAGACCAAAGGAAACAAATCCTC gtaCAACCACCTCGGTGAGCTGGTGGAGCATTTTTTCCCCATGCTGTCTGTCCGGGGAAGCTCTGCATCCGGCTTCGAGTGTCCCGAGTTCAGTCACTTCTCCTACTGGAGAGAGCCTCTGCCTCCCCTTGACCTAGAGGCCATGCTGTGA
- the LOC115557131 gene encoding phosphatidate phosphatase LPIN2 isoform X3 encodes MNLVGQLAETVFVTVKELYRGLNPATLTGGIDVIVVRQPDGSYQCSPFHVRFGKLGVLRSKEKVVDIEINGEPVNLHMKLGDNGEAFFVEENEDMEFIVPAHLCTSPIPMELPELGGEENGEVAPVGGGAQPPRRKKRRRKRFRSDSHLREEGGSSSEEREREQNEQESPAKEQYVSQLQLSKSIYFSISEEPGSTQTREVHPHSEGECSPPECVFYSRSSSPKSDSELVVKPQESSGPQMQWNWGGFPKVRQSERSLAESHRVSTLGHSNFRTIERQDSFDDDDDDDVQTTIHCSRAGSVTVVRPLARTMSLDLDLFSPHSSMPTLDITPLITHSTPNGLHDTPASLAPVSMDTPLEQLGNNSLTQTDSCEAEKTLAEGCPSDAEREDQRTSPIESTDSSELARPENGQSKDETTSVAVCEIPPTGSIGSVRQNCPERKACTAVTDTLASDEMINTSTGRSISVTAQNSRVELLGSTDILEQHSAMVEPSEMGAMITISGGNDDCTEAHEEGASTLTDREAEGLLLTNQTAEIPQDSTKADKQDRKKAGKRSQHLGPTGIYLDDLTTLEPEVAALYFPKSEMEATSRSGADQGSTSGTQSPQSVGSGAMDSGAEYLSDSTTDPMDVSMSLCGCVGDTSSISQEKFKEHIVTFKDFLKNPGIIEDPNLVICINSQYYNWAVAAPMILSKQAFQKNLPKSAVDRLVKDKMPKKSGRWWFSWRRRDMDNNQPKPSTQEQEVSLSASPTIKATLDDMFSDEEAGLGRQAVMPTDSQSSDSMSTCQCISQMYKKSLRLTSEQIERLNLRDGANQVVFSVTTQYQGTCRCEAAIYLWNWDDRVIISDIDGTITKSDALGHILPQFGKDWTHQGIAKLYHKIHKNGYKFLYCSARAIGMAAITKDYLRWVNDKGTVLPKGPVLLAPSSLFSALHREVIEKKPEVFKIACLTDIKDLFNPQRQPFYAAFGNRTNDAYAYKQVGVPDTRIFTINPKGELTQEKTKGNKSSYNHLGELVEHFFPMLSVRGSSASGFECPEFSHFSYWREPLPPLDLEAML; translated from the exons ATGAACCTGGTGGGCCAGCTGGCGGAGACGGTGTTCGTGACGGTGAAGGAGCTCTACCGAGGCCTTAACCCCGCCACGCTGACCGGGGGCATCGATGTCATCGTCGTGCGCCAACCCGACGGCTCGTACCAGTGCTCCCCTTTCCACGTGCGCTTCGGCAAACTGGGCGTGCTGCGTTCAAAGGAGAAAGTG GTGGACATCGAGATCAATGGAGAGCCAGTTAACCTTCACATGAAACTAGGGGACAATGGAGAAGCATTCTTCGTGGAGGAAAATGAGGACATGGAG TTCATAGTGCCGGCCCACCTTTGCACCTCCCCGATCCCCATGGAGCTCCCTGAgctagggggggaggagaacggCGAGGTGGCCCCCGTCGGTGGCGGGGCACAGCCGCCCCGCAGGAAGAAGAGACGTCGGAAACGCTTCCGCTCCGACTCCCACCTGAGAGAGGAGGGCGGCTCCTCCTCagaagagcgggagagggagcagaACGAGCAGGAAAGCCCTGCCAAGGAGCAGTATGTCAGTCAACTGCAACTCAG TAAGTCCATCTATTTCTCGATATCCGAGGAGCCAGGATCCACGCAGACCCGAGAGGTTCACCCCCACTCAGAAGGAGAGTGTTCCCCCCCTGAATG TGTGTTTTACAGTCGCTCGTCCTCTCCTAAGAGTGACTCTGAGCTTGTGGTGAAACCCCAGGAGTCTTCTGGCCCTCAGATGCAGTGGAACTGGGGTGGTTTCCCCAAGGTCCGTCAGTCAGAGAGATCCCTTGCGGAGTCGCATCGCGTTTCCACTTTAGGCCACTCCAATTTCCGCACAATTGAGAGGCAGGATTCCttcgacgacgacgacgacgacgacgtccAAACCACCATTCACTGTAGCCGGGCTGGAAGTGTGACTGTGGTGAGGCCGCTAGCCAGGACTATGTCCCTAGACCTTGATCTCTTTTCCCCACATTCGTCCATGCCAACACTGGATATAACCCCTCTTATAACCCACTCCACCCCTAATGGACTGCATGACACTCCAGCCtcgttagccccggttagcatGGACACTCCTTTGGAACAACTCGGTAACAACTCATTAACTCAGACGGACAGCTGTGAGGCAGAGAAGACGTTAGCGGAGGGATGCCCATCCGATGCAGAGCGAGAGGACCAAAGAACCTCCCCGATTGAGTCGACTGACTCTTCTGAACTCGCCCGGCCTGAAAACGGCCAATCCAAAGATGAAACCACATCCGTTGCGGTGTGTGAGATCCCTCCGACTGGTAGCATTGGCTCTGTAAGACAGAACTGTCCAGAGAGAAAGGCCTGTACTGCCGTCACGGACACACTAGCCAGCGACGAAATGATCAACACATCCACTGGCAGGTCTATATCTGTCACAGCCCAAAACAGTAGGGTAGAGTTATTGGGTAGCACAGACATTTTAGAGCAGCACAGCGCCATGGTTGAGCCCAGCGAAATGGGTGCCATGATTACTATTTCTGGCGGCAATGACGACTGTACGGAGGCACATGAAGAGGGTGCGTCAACTTTGACCGACAGAGAAGCAGAAGGCCTCCTATTAACAAATCAAACGGCAGAAATTCCTCAAGATTCCACCAAAGCAGATAAACAGGACAGGAAAAAAG CAGGTAAACGCAGTCAACACCTGGGACCAACAGGCATCTACCTGGATGATCTGACCACGCTGGAGCCTGAAGTAGCTGCACTATACTTCCCCAAAAG CGAAATGGAGGCAACATCCCGCTCTGGGGCCGACCAGGGGTCCACCTCGGGGACCCAGTCCCCCCAGTCGGTGGGCAGCGGGGCCATGGACAGCGGCGCAGAGTACCTGTCGGACTCCACCACGGACCCCATGGACGTCAGCATGTCCCTCTGTGGCTGCGTGGGAGACACCAGCAGCATCAGCCAAG AAAAGTTTAAAGAGCATATTGTGACCTTCAAAGACTTCTTAAAGAACCCAGGGATCATTGAGGACCCCAACCTGGTGATCTGCATCAACTCTCA GTACTATAACTGGGCCGTAGCAGCTCCAATGATTTTGTCAAAGCAAGCCTTCCAGAAGAATCTTCCAAAG agtgCTGTGGACCGGCTAGTGAAGGACAAGATGCCAAAGAAGTCTGGCCGCTGGTGGTTCTCCTGGAGGAGACGGGACATGGACAACAACCAG CCAAAGCCCTCAACGCAGGAACAAGAGgtgtccctctctgcctccccaacAATAAA GGCAACCCTGGATGACATGTTCAGTGAcgaggaggcggggcttggTCGACAAGCCGTCATGCCAACAGACAGCCAATCATCGGACAGCATGAGCACCTGCCAGTGTATCAGCCAGATGTACAAGAAGTCCCTACGCCTCACCTCTGAGCAAATA GAGCGTTTAAATTTGCGGGACGGGGCCAACCAGGTAGTGTTCAGCGTGACCACCCAATACCAGGGCACCTGTCGCTGTGAGGCCGCCATCTACCTGTGGAACTGGGACGACCGCGTCATCATCTCCGACATCGACGGAACCATCACCAA GTCTGATGCACTCGGCCACATCCTGCCTCAGTTTGGTAAAGACTGGACACACCAAGGCATCGCCAAACTATACCACAAAATACACAA AAATGGCTATAAGTTCCTGTACTGTTCCGCCCGTGCCATCGGTATGGCTGCTATCACCAAGGACTACCTGCGGTGGGTCAACGACAAAGGAACGGTTCTTCCTAAAGGCCCCGTCCTGCTAGCTCCCAGCAGTCTCTTCTCAGCGCTACACAG AGAGGTGATTGAGAAGAAGCCTGAGGTGTTCAAGATCGCCTGTCTAACTGACATCAAAGACCTCTTCAACCCACAGCGACAGCCCTTCTATGCAGCTTTTGGTAACAGGACCAAT GATGCCTATGCCTATAAGCAAGTGGGCGTTCCCGACACCAGGATCTTCACCATCAACCCCAAAGGAGAGCTCACCCAGGAGAAGACCAAAGGAAACAAATCCTC gtaCAACCACCTCGGTGAGCTGGTGGAGCATTTTTTCCCCATGCTGTCTGTCCGGGGAAGCTCTGCATCCGGCTTCGAGTGTCCCGAGTTCAGTCACTTCTCCTACTGGAGAGAGCCTCTGCCTCCCCTTGACCTAGAGGCCATGCTGTGA